The following is a genomic window from Pedobacter sp. KBS0701.
AAAATTAAACTATTTCTTCCGGCGGCAGGTGTTTTGCTCTTTGCGGCATGCCAGAATAAGAGCCATCAGGAAACGGATACCGTAAATACACGTACCGAATTTTTCGATAAGGCAGGCATGGATACCACCATAAAACCTGGTGATAACTTTTTCCTTTATGCCAATGGTAAATGGATGAAAAATACCGAAATTCCTAAAACCGAAACAGGCTGGGGTTCTTTTTATACCTTATATAATGACAACCTAAAAAATCTGAACAGCATTCTTGAAAACGCTTCAAAAGCTAATGCGGCTAAGGGAAGTACTGAACAGAAAGTGGGCGATTTTTATACCAGTGGAATGGATACCCTTACCATCGAAAAGCTGGGTATAGAACCTATAAAACCACTCTTAAGTAAAATAGACGAGATTAAAAACGACAAGGACTTAATTAATTTTGTTGCCGATGGCTATAAAGAAGGTGAAGGCGACTTATTTGGCTTTGGCGTAGAACCGGATGATAAATTAAGCAGCAAAAATGCTTTATCATTTTCTCAGGCCGGCATTACCTTGCCAGATCGTAGTTATTATTTAGAGCAGGATGATAAGGCAAAAAAAATCAGAACCGAGTATATCAAATACATCACAAAGATTTTTAACCTTTCAGGCGATTCTGCGAACGCAGCCAAATATGCTGCTGATATTTTAAAACTGGAAACAGCAATTGCACAGTCTCATTCAACACCTGTTCAACTTCGCGATCCGCAGAAAAATTATAACAAAATGACGGTGGCTGATTTTCAAAAACAGACCCCAAACATTGAGTGGAAATCTGTTTTGACCAAACTAGGTGCAAACACAGATACCGTTATTGTTAGGCAGCCAAAATATTATCAAACCTTATCAGCACTGGTAAAAAGTCAGCCTATCGAAATCTGGAAAGAAAAGTTAAAGTTTGATGCATTGAACAGCTCGGCTAATGCTTTCACCAAAAAATTCAGAGATGCTAAATTCGACTTTTTCTCCAAAACACTTTATGGTCAACAGGCACCAACAGAAAGATGGAAAGCTATAGTAAATGCTACCGATGGTCGTTTAGGAGAACTTTTAGGTCAATTATATGCTGAAAAGTATTTCAAACCAGAAGCGAAAGAGCGCATGTTAACCCTGGTAAATAATTTACAGAAGGTATATGCTGAAAGAATCCAGAAAGTAGATTGGATGACGCCTGATACCAAAAAGAAAGCTCTAGAAAAACTTAACGCATTTATCAAAAAAATCGGTTATCCCGATAAATGGAAAAAATATGATGATGTAGAGGTATCTAAAAATACCTACTACGCCAATCTTAAGTCTGCTAACAAACATGCCTACAAAGAAATGATGGATAAATTGGGCAAAAATGTCGATAAATCAGAGTGGGGAATGACTCCGCCGACCGTAAATGCCTATTACAATCCATCTTTCAACGAAATTGTTTTCCCAGCCGGAATCTTACAGTTCCCTTTCTTTGACTTTAGCGCAGATGATGCCATTAACTATGGTGCAATAGGTGCAGTAATTGGTCATGAAATGACACACGGTTTTGACGATCAGGGCCGCCAGTATGATGCGGTAGGCAATTTGAAAGAATGGTGGACAAAAGCCGATGCTGATAAATTTAAAGCCAAGGCTGGTAAAGTAGAAACATTTTACAACAACTTTTCACTGTTAGACAAACAACATGTAAACGGTTCATTAACCTTGGGTGAAAACCTGGCCGATATAGGAGGATTAAACATTGCATACGATGCGTTTAAATTGACCGAACAAGGAAAAGGGGATAAAAAGATTGATGGTTTTACACCCGATCAACGTTTCTTCTTAAGCTTTGCCCAGGTGTGGAGAATCAAAACCCGTGACGAAAGCATGCGTGTACGATTAAAAACAGATCCACACAGCCCGGAAATGTTCCGTGTGAATGGCCCTGTGTATAATATGGAAGCATTTTATAAGGCGTTCAACATTCCTGCAACTGCGAAAATGTATGTAGCACCTGCAAACAGGCTAGGTGTTTGGTAGATTAAGCGCTTAATTTTTTTGTGAAAAGTCCATTTCGATAGCCGTAATGGACTTTTTTTTTGCTTTAAAACAAATAGAGGAAAAATTTGTCTTTATCTTATTAAATAATCACCACATGAACGTAAAACGCACTTTTGGCACCATATTAACTGTACTTGGTATAATTGGATTGATATATGCCGGGTATGGCTTTGTAAACCACAATCAAAATACAAGAGGATTGATGGTATATGGAATCATCGGACTGATATTCTTTGTATCGGGTATTGGCTTGGTAAAGAATACGAAGGACGAGAGTTAATTAACTCTTCCTTCTAAACTTCCCCGATAAAATAAAAAGTAAACCTGCTGCGCCAATGGCTAAGCCAAGATAAATTCCATCTTTAAAGTTTGTGGCGTTTGTACTTCTAAAAGAACAATTATTTTTGTTTCTTTTTGTGTTTAATGATCTGGTATTGGCTAAAAGCCACCAGGCAGCCGGCTAAAATGATAATCCCGGCAGACAATAGGTTCTTTGGGTTTTGCTGAATATAGTAAGCTGCTGCCAAAACTAAAATAGCTGCTGCAATACCGATAATATAGTGAAGTATTAATCCCATTTTCATAGGGCAAATATTCTGAATTAAATTGAGATTGATGTCGCAGAAGATTAATCTTTTAAACTGATTCTGTTATCAGCGAATTTAAGCTGGTGACCATTGAAGTCAATATCCGTCAACTCTTTAATCCGTTTAAAGGCACCACGGTTATCATCCAGGGTTAAACGGTTAATCTTATCCTGTTTAACTGATACAATATCGGCATAGAGAAAATCGCCCTTTGCATTTATTTTTAGCTGAAGTAAGGGGGCAATACCGTTATTACCTTTTAAGCTGAACATGCCGTATGTGCAAAAGTTACCCAAACTGTAAGCAATGAATTTATTTTTATAAACTTCAACTGCTCTGGTTACATGCGGACCATGTCCCAGTACCACATCAGCACCAGCATCAATAACCGCATGTGCAAAGGCATAAACATTGCCCCTGTTCTCTTTATAAAAAATCTCGTTCTTACGTGGAACATGTTCAAATCTTGCTCCCTCACCACCGCCGTGAAAAGAAACAATCACAATATCAGCCATTAATCTTAAACGGGCCACTAAAGCTTTCGCACTATCAAGCTTATTAATCGATACCGTATTCTCATTCGGGGCAAAAGCACAGAACGCATACTTTACACTGTCTTTCTCAAAAACTTCAAAAGGTTTATTTACCTGTCCGGCATAATGGATTTTCAGCGAATCTAAAATTCTTGCCGTATTTTTCCTTCCCTTTGCGTCAAAATCACCAACATGGTTATTGGCGATACTCAAAACATTAAATCCTGCCTCCTTGTATATCCCAGCGTAGCGCTCCGGCATTCTAAAAGCGTAACAATTGTTAGGATTAATGCCATTACATTTGTTCGAATTGCCTGAGTTCAGAAAGCAGCCCTCTAAGTTTCCAAATACGATATCACCTTTTAATAAGCTATCAACCACCTGGAAGCTGTTTATAGCGTCATCCGGTGGAAGATTGGTTTTGGACGGAAAAGCAGAGCCAAGCATAATATCACCAACAGCTGTTATCGATATCGTATCTTTTATTTTCCGGGAGACCGTATATTGTTTTACTATAGGCGGGCTAACCTGTGCATTATTGCTTGTGCAACTGATCAGGATAATAACAACAAAGGGTAAGATTAGAATGGTATTGATGAACTTCATTAGGTGCGTATTGTATTTATGATGGTCATCCTCGACTGAAGCACAGCGAAATGGAGAGATCTGCATTAGATTTCCCGACTACGTTTCACTCCGCTCGAAATGACGGCTTAAAGTTTTGTTAAAAAAAAATCCTCCGAAATTTCTTTAGGAGGATTTATGTCTTATTATTAACTGTTAACTGAAAATCGTTAACAACTAACAGAACTATTCTACTGTAAATTCTTTCTTAAAAGATTCTAAAACGCGGCCACCCTTGTAAAAATAACGGCTGTAATAAGGTTCGTTAAGGTTGCTGATGACCACACCACGGGAACTTGATGCGTGTGCAAATCTGTTATCGCCGAGGTAAATACCAACATGTGAAATACTTCTGCTTTTAATTTTGAAGAAAACCAGGTCGCCTTCTTTTAAATCTTCTTTTGATAACGGATCTACCATGCTGAAAATATCGCGTGAATTTCTTCTGATGGTTGTGTTGAAAACTTTGTCGTAAATTGCTTTAGTAAAAGCCGAACAATCAATCCCTCTTTTTGTGTTTCCACCATAACTATAAGGAGTTCCGATCCATTCGTATATAAACTTATACAGTTTTAAATTCGAGGTCGCATCTACCGCAACACCCATTACCTGCGAAAAATATTGTGATGCAA
Proteins encoded in this region:
- a CDS encoding M13 family metallopeptidase is translated as MKIKLFLPAAGVLLFAACQNKSHQETDTVNTRTEFFDKAGMDTTIKPGDNFFLYANGKWMKNTEIPKTETGWGSFYTLYNDNLKNLNSILENASKANAAKGSTEQKVGDFYTSGMDTLTIEKLGIEPIKPLLSKIDEIKNDKDLINFVADGYKEGEGDLFGFGVEPDDKLSSKNALSFSQAGITLPDRSYYLEQDDKAKKIRTEYIKYITKIFNLSGDSANAAKYAADILKLETAIAQSHSTPVQLRDPQKNYNKMTVADFQKQTPNIEWKSVLTKLGANTDTVIVRQPKYYQTLSALVKSQPIEIWKEKLKFDALNSSANAFTKKFRDAKFDFFSKTLYGQQAPTERWKAIVNATDGRLGELLGQLYAEKYFKPEAKERMLTLVNNLQKVYAERIQKVDWMTPDTKKKALEKLNAFIKKIGYPDKWKKYDDVEVSKNTYYANLKSANKHAYKEMMDKLGKNVDKSEWGMTPPTVNAYYNPSFNEIVFPAGILQFPFFDFSADDAINYGAIGAVIGHEMTHGFDDQGRQYDAVGNLKEWWTKADADKFKAKAGKVETFYNNFSLLDKQHVNGSLTLGENLADIGGLNIAYDAFKLTEQGKGDKKIDGFTPDQRFFLSFAQVWRIKTRDESMRVRLKTDPHSPEMFRVNGPVYNMEAFYKAFNIPATAKMYVAPANRLGVW
- a CDS encoding CapA family protein; amino-acid sequence: MKFINTILILPFVVIILISCTSNNAQVSPPIVKQYTVSRKIKDTISITAVGDIMLGSAFPSKTNLPPDDAINSFQVVDSLLKGDIVFGNLEGCFLNSGNSNKCNGINPNNCYAFRMPERYAGIYKEAGFNVLSIANNHVGDFDAKGRKNTARILDSLKIHYAGQVNKPFEVFEKDSVKYAFCAFAPNENTVSINKLDSAKALVARLRLMADIVIVSFHGGGEGARFEHVPRKNEIFYKENRGNVYAFAHAVIDAGADVVLGHGPHVTRAVEVYKNKFIAYSLGNFCTYGMFSLKGNNGIAPLLQLKINAKGDFLYADIVSVKQDKINRLTLDDNRGAFKRIKELTDIDFNGHQLKFADNRISLKD
- a CDS encoding C40 family peptidase, whose translation is MIKKILFSTLIAICTLSNAFAQTKTKESGKDLNDPDNLASQYFSQVMGVAVDATSNLKLYKFIYEWIGTPYSYGGNTKRGIDCSAFTKAIYDKVFNTTIRRNSRDIFSMVDPLSKEDLKEGDLVFFKIKSRSISHVGIYLGDNRFAHASSSRGVVISNLNEPYYSRYFYKGGRVLESFKKEFTVE